Part of the Borreliella afzelii genome, TTTATATAAAGCATCTTCAACCTCCTTAAGGATATTTCTATTTTTAATAAATTGATTTACAACAATTGAAATATCATATCTTTTGTTTATAATTTTTTGTATTAGTATTTCTAAACTTTCTATTGACCATGTTTCAGGTTGAACCGGAATGACAATATGATTAGTAGCATTTAATGCATTTTTTAAGATAAAACTAAAACTGGGGGGTGTATCAAATAAAATATAATCATAATTGTGACTTAAAATGTTTTTATCTAAACAAAAACTTAATAAATTTTCTTTATTATCCATATTTTCATAATTAAATTCATCAAGAGAAGGATGTGATGGAATTATAGAAATATAATCATTAATTTTGTTTACGCATTGATCAAAATAAGCATTGCCTATTAATAAATTATAAATATTATTTTTATCAAAATTAAAAACATATTTTTTAAAATATGAAGTTAATGCGTTTTGTGAATCCATATCAATA contains:
- a CDS encoding ParA family protein; translated protein: MDRKKSNIITIANLKGGVGKSTLSILFSYILKDLGKKVLLIDMDSQNALTSYFKKYVFNFDKNNIYNLLIGNAYFDQCVNKINDYISIIPSHPSLDEFNYENMDNKENLLSFCLDKNILSHNYDYILFDTPPSFSFILKNALNATNHIVIPVQPETWSIESLEILIQKIINKRYDISIVVNQFIKNRNILKEVEDALYKRYSNYIKGKIHYYNSIKVFIINRLEPDFKSKYYKEAKNVLKNILSL